The SAR324 cluster bacterium DNA segment CTGCTTGATCTGTCACATCATCTCCACAGATTCTGCGTGCTCGGCACGCATGTAGTGAATCTTACCTATCCCGACACCATGCTCACCGGTGCAAGTCCCTCCCATTTTCAAGCCCGCTCAATCAACCGATCATTCAACTGCTGAAATTGCTTCAAATCTTCTGCCCCGTTGGCTGGATCAATCAAGAAGAGTAGATGAAAATTTCCATCCCCCACATGACCAACAATGGGTACCATGAGGTTTGATGCGTCGATGTCAGCCCGAGTTTTTAGAATACACTCCGCTAGTCGAGAAATAGGCACGCAAACATCGGTAGGCCAACCCTTACAGCCTGGTTTGAGAGCCATCGCTGCATAGTAGGCATCATGTCGAGCATCCCACAGGTTTCTCTCGTTCTGCTTCATCGGTGGCCCACCGGAAGCTTCCCCCACCTTTTTCACCAGCCAGTTCTCCAACCAATTGCGACTGTTCTTCCACCCAGCGTTGCGTTCCATTGAATTCAAAGAAAAGGGTGGGCTTTTTGGGATAGTCTAGGTTGGAATACTGATTCAGGGCATCCATCTGAACCTCATCCAGCAACTCTACACGTGCTACGGGTAGCCCGGAATGCATCACAGAGATAACCGTGTTGACTGCCCCAGCGAGAGTCTCAAAAGAGCAGATAGCTGCGGAGATTGCTTCTGGAATTCCGTGCAGGTGTAGCTGAATCTCTGTAATGATGCCCAGTGTGCCTTCAGAGCCTACCAATAGGCGCGTCAGATCGTAGCCTGCGGAAGACTTTCGGGAACGCGTACCGGTCAGGATTCTTCCTTCAGCGTTGATCACCGTCAGACCCAACACATTTTCACGCATGGTTCCATAGCGGACCGCATTGGTGCCTGCAGCCCGGGTTGCCACCATTCCAAATGGAAGCATCCGCACCAGGATCAATTGGAAAAAACAGATTCGCTGATCGTAGGTGCTCGTTAAGTTGCTTGCGGGTTACTCCTGCTTGCATCCGACAGTCGAGATCATTTTCGTTGACTTCGAGTACTTGATTCATCCTTGAAAGATCGAGGCTAATCCCTCCATGAAGTGCTGCGATGTGTCCCTCCAGAGATGTTCCTGAACCAAAGGGGATGATTGGAATCCGATACCCCACACAACACTTGACGATCTCAGTAACTTCCTCGTTACTCTCCACGAAAGCGACAGCATCAGGTGGATGAACCTCGTGGAAGGAGGCGTCTTTCCCATGTAACTGGCGTACATCGCTTGCTGTAGAGAGGCGATTGCCCAGAAGTGCCTTCAATTCCGATAAACACTGCTCAAGGTCTGTGGCTTGCGGCTTTTGGTGTGGGAGACTCATGTGGGTTCTCCAGAGTGGGTTTATTGCAGAAAGCTAGATTGTCCGTTCATTCACTTTTCTTCAGTGGCCACACCAATTCTTCATAGTTTCCGTCTCGCCATGCCCTTAATCTTAGGTACTCACAGAAAACATCAGGTTTGTAAATCGACTTACCTAGCAGCATCCGTACACATTCCTGTATGCCTTCGATAATCGAAGGATGAGGGTGTATCAGTTCAGCTAATTCACCAATCCCTTTTTGCATGGAGATCAGTAGGGCTACAGCCTGGATAGCGCTGGAGGCATGTTCTCCAATGGCACGCATCCCAAGTATTCGCATCTCCTCGTCATCTGTTACCACAATCTTGAAAAAACCTTCACTGTGGCGCATTGCGATTGCGCGTGGGATGCAGCGGTAATCGAAGGAGGCCACTCGGAAGGGGGCCCCTGCTTTGCGAGCCTGTGCTTCGTTCATTCCTACCCCAGCGACCTCTGGAGCGAGGAACATAATGGTAGAGATATTTTCGTAGATCAGAGGTCGGCCTGGTTGACCAAAGATTTTTTCCACGGCATGTCTGCCTTCGAGTTCCCCTACGTTGACAAGGGCGATATCCGCAGTCATGTCTCCTACAGCGTAGATGTTGGACAGGTTTGTGGAAGTGTCTTCATCGTCAATGCAGCCAGCTCGATCCAGTCTCACTCCCAATTCACGGGCTCCAGTGTTTTCAATGTTGGGTACTCGACCAATGGAGATCAATGCTCGTTCAACCTGATGAGTTTCTTCACCTTGCGGAGTTCCAATAACGTACTCAACTTCTCCACTGACAATTTTCATGGAAAGCAGAGAGGATTGTCGATGGATCGTCACCCCACTTTTTTCAAGATTACGCTCTAAAATTTTGGTCAGATCCTCATCTTCAAAGGGAAGAATACGGTCATCTCGGGCAATCAAGCGGACATCGGTGTTCCCAAAATTTGAGAAAATACTGGCGAACTCACAGCCGATCACCCCAGCCCCAACAATGATCAGACTCTTCGGGAAAGAACGAAGACCACTCATGCCGTCACTGGTCATGATGATGCACTCGTCCACATCCACATTGGGTAGCATCCGAGGACGGCTCCCGGTCGCGATGATAGTGTAGTGGGATTTCACTACGTAGGGCTCAAACTCACCTCGCATTTCGATCTTGGTTGGTGTGAGTAAACGACCACTTCCCTTGACAAAACGGAAATTTTCTCCATCACGATGAACAATTTGTCTTAGGTGCTCTTCCAACTGAGCAGAACGTTCGTAGACGGCATTATCAACCTCTTCCAAGATGCTACCAAAGGGGATCTGAGGCATTTTCATTCCGTAGCTGTCCAACTTATGACGCATGGAGGCAATTTCCTTGGAGAGCTCCCAGAACGTCTTGGAAGAAAGTGCTCCGTTGTAGACCCCGGCTCCTCCCAATCGGCTTCTCTCCACGAGAATGACTTTCTTACCAAAATCAACGGCACGCATTGCGGCAGCATAGCCCGAAGGTCCTCCTCCTAGTACGCACAAGTCGTAATTTTCCATCCCTTTCTCCTTTGCCGATATTGATCAGTCTGTGTTGACTTTATGAAGTGAATTAATCCAGTTCCTGTGTGGTGCGTAGCAGGTCTGTATAGCGTTCTGCTCGACGGATCAGTTGAGCTTGTCCATCTTTTACCAAAACTTCTGCTGGCCGTGGACGAGAATTATATTGGGAACTCATGGAAAAACCGTAGGCTCCAGCATCTGCAATCACAAGGCAGTCTCCCACTACGGTTTTTGGCAGGTCACGTTGGATGTTGCCTTGATCGACACTAAAAAAATCTCCAGTTTCACAGACATTTCCCACCACAGCCACTGTCTCGAGTTCATCTTCCATT contains these protein-coding regions:
- a CDS encoding NAD(P)/FAD-dependent oxidoreductase, which codes for MENYDLCVLGGGPSGYAAAMRAVDFGKKVILVERSRLGGAGVYNGALSSKTFWELSKEIASMRHKLDSYGMKMPQIPFGSILEEVDNAVYERSAQLEEHLRQIVHRDGENFRFVKGSGRLLTPTKIEMRGEFEPYVVKSHYTIIATGSRPRMLPNVDVDECIIMTSDGMSGLRSFPKSLIIVGAGVIGCEFASIFSNFGNTDVRLIARDDRILPFEDEDLTKILERNLEKSGVTIHRQSSLLSMKIVSGEVEYVIGTPQGEETHQVERALISIGRVPNIENTGARELGVRLDRAGCIDDEDTSTNLSNIYAVGDMTADIALVNVGELEGRHAVEKIFGQPGRPLIYENISTIMFLAPEVAGVGMNEAQARKAGAPFRVASFDYRCIPRAIAMRHSEGFFKIVVTDDEEMRILGMRAIGEHASSAIQAVALLISMQKGIGELAELIHPHPSIIEGIQECVRMLLGKSIYKPDVFCEYLRLRAWRDGNYEELVWPLKKSE